One Microbacterium sp. No. 7 genomic window carries:
- a CDS encoding AAA family ATPase, translated as MTLSQGERVTYGGTRGETIAWCSAYSEKTGEDLPEAVEALEAAREAWRDAARAYRESTSAANPEGDREAHLALRHAVDEMRFWEYCAPVTVEREQRAAVAELLAEERAEEAASAERHREAAKRRRAAERELDKLRAREDAHELLRAERLAEVELPEPVDLGDLLAEPSSAGKFLIDGLWPSGGKVLLAAPAKGGKSTIVGNLLRSLVDGVPLFDAFDVTRRRRVALLDFELSRDLIREWLSDQEIENTGDVTVVPMLGRAGSFGILDASTRTRWADLLRGHDVLVLDPLRPVLHALGLKEATEVGPLLQAFDALRAEAEIPEGLVVQHMGHGGERAAGDSNLIGWPDAVWNVTRETPTDPRSFRFFSAYGRDVDVDRGLLSMYDGRRLAYAPEDAEAKADRLADRVLAYLAEKPRSRRDDIIDGVHGLSKNAFSRTVDPLVADGRVVVEPGEKGAKFYSLL; from the coding sequence GTGACCCTGTCACAGGGTGAGCGCGTGACGTACGGCGGCACGCGCGGAGAGACGATCGCGTGGTGCTCCGCTTACAGCGAGAAGACCGGCGAAGACCTCCCCGAGGCGGTCGAGGCGCTGGAGGCGGCGCGGGAGGCCTGGCGCGACGCGGCTCGCGCCTACCGGGAGTCGACGTCTGCGGCGAACCCAGAGGGCGACCGAGAGGCCCACCTGGCACTGCGCCACGCGGTGGACGAGATGCGGTTCTGGGAGTACTGCGCGCCCGTTACCGTCGAACGCGAACAGCGTGCCGCCGTGGCCGAGCTGCTGGCCGAGGAGCGGGCCGAGGAGGCTGCGAGCGCCGAACGACACAGGGAAGCCGCCAAGCGCCGTCGAGCGGCTGAGCGTGAACTGGACAAGCTGCGCGCCCGTGAGGATGCGCACGAGCTGTTGCGCGCAGAACGACTAGCCGAGGTTGAGTTGCCTGAGCCTGTCGATCTGGGCGACCTGCTGGCCGAGCCGTCGAGTGCCGGGAAGTTCCTCATCGATGGACTGTGGCCGTCCGGCGGGAAGGTGCTGCTTGCGGCGCCGGCGAAGGGCGGCAAGTCGACCATCGTCGGCAACTTGCTGCGATCACTCGTAGACGGCGTGCCGCTGTTCGACGCCTTCGACGTCACCCGCCGCCGCCGCGTGGCGCTGCTCGACTTCGAATTGAGCCGTGACCTCATCAGGGAGTGGCTGTCCGATCAGGAGATCGAGAACACGGGCGACGTGACCGTAGTGCCCATGCTGGGCCGCGCGGGCTCGTTCGGCATCCTGGACGCGAGCACGCGCACCCGCTGGGCAGATCTGCTGCGGGGACATGACGTGCTCGTGCTCGACCCTTTGCGACCCGTTCTGCATGCGCTCGGTCTTAAGGAGGCGACCGAGGTCGGCCCGCTATTGCAGGCGTTCGACGCGCTGCGGGCCGAGGCCGAGATCCCCGAGGGTCTGGTCGTGCAACATATGGGCCACGGCGGCGAGCGCGCCGCGGGCGACTCGAACTTGATCGGCTGGCCAGACGCCGTGTGGAACGTCACCCGCGAGACCCCCACCGACCCGAGGTCGTTCCGTTTCTTCTCGGCCTACGGGCGGGACGTCGATGTCGACCGCGGCTTGCTGTCGATGTACGACGGTCGGCGGCTCGCGTACGCGCCCGAGGATGCCGAGGCGAAGGCCGACAGGCTCGCGGACCGGGTGCTCGCCTACCTGGCCGAGAAGCCGAGAAGCCGACGCGACGACATCATCGACGGCGTGCACGGGCTGTCGAAGAACGCTTTCAGCCGAACCGTCGACCCGCTTGTGGCCGACGGCCGGGTTGTAGTCGAACCCGGCGAGAAGGGCGCCAAGTTCTACTCCCTTCTTTAA
- a CDS encoding helix-turn-helix domain-containing protein, with the protein MKTHDNAAYALLTVPQAAQLTTLSEQAVRRLVRSGALPHVRVGERGGAIRIRRSALLAWLDGASAGDAA; encoded by the coding sequence ATGAAAACTCACGACAACGCGGCGTATGCGCTGCTTACTGTCCCGCAAGCCGCCCAGCTGACGACCCTCTCAGAGCAAGCCGTCCGGCGTCTTGTCCGCTCGGGCGCGTTGCCTCATGTTCGCGTCGGCGAGCGCGGCGGCGCGATCCGCATTCGCCGAAGTGCGCTTCTTGCATGGCTCGACGGCGCATCGGCGGGCGATGCCGCATGA
- a CDS encoding tyrosine-type recombinase/integrase, whose product MTARKAARDLRRDRPREFGTVELRANGRYRAFFRVDGETIRAPRTFDDRAQAREWLAAQERARRTGTWIDPANGTATLRDYSGAWLEGRTDLAPRTVEFYRGALDRWILPRLGDLTLTAITPARVTAWRAECLKAASAAATVGSPVKGHPVRLWAQAQGIDVPATGRLARAVLEAYAAAGSPMPGVTRRKGQDGRAAVGAAYRCLRTILNTAVRDDILPSNPCRESGAGQVRATERVPATAEQIAAIAAGMPPQYRAAVLLAGWGSLRSGEVRALARRHVDIGNGLVRVERGVIEVAGQAPVVGPLKTISSRRAVALPGFVAEALREHLALYVADDPDALLFMTSNGRILTRTWLLQTFKRAAEKAGIEGLRFHDLRHSAASLAYTAGASVPDVQRRLGHSTMRAASIYAHSFADADKALAARLDAAFGAGAAA is encoded by the coding sequence ATGACCGCCCGCAAGGCCGCCCGTGACCTCCGGCGCGATCGGCCGAGGGAGTTCGGCACCGTCGAGTTGCGGGCGAACGGCCGCTACAGGGCCTTCTTCCGCGTTGATGGCGAGACGATCCGGGCGCCCCGCACTTTCGATGACCGGGCGCAGGCTCGTGAATGGCTCGCGGCGCAGGAGCGGGCGCGGCGCACGGGTACCTGGATCGACCCGGCGAACGGCACGGCGACGCTTCGCGATTACTCCGGGGCATGGCTGGAAGGCCGCACCGACCTTGCACCGCGCACCGTCGAGTTCTACCGCGGGGCGCTCGACCGTTGGATTCTTCCGCGACTCGGCGACCTCACCCTCACGGCCATCACGCCCGCGAGGGTGACGGCCTGGCGGGCGGAATGCCTGAAGGCGGCGAGCGCCGCCGCGACGGTCGGCTCGCCTGTGAAAGGTCACCCGGTCCGACTGTGGGCGCAGGCGCAGGGCATCGATGTGCCCGCGACAGGGCGGCTCGCGCGCGCCGTCCTGGAGGCATACGCGGCTGCGGGCTCGCCTATGCCTGGCGTCACGCGGCGCAAGGGGCAGGACGGGCGCGCGGCGGTCGGTGCAGCTTACAGATGCCTTCGCACGATCTTGAACACAGCCGTACGTGACGACATCCTCCCGTCGAACCCGTGCCGCGAGTCGGGCGCAGGCCAGGTGCGCGCCACCGAGCGTGTGCCGGCCACGGCTGAGCAGATTGCCGCCATCGCCGCCGGGATGCCGCCGCAGTACCGTGCCGCGGTGCTGTTGGCGGGCTGGGGGTCGCTCCGCTCAGGGGAGGTGCGCGCGCTCGCGCGGCGGCATGTCGACATCGGGAACGGCCTTGTGCGCGTCGAGCGAGGCGTCATCGAAGTCGCAGGCCAGGCGCCCGTGGTCGGGCCGCTGAAGACCATATCCAGTCGTCGCGCGGTGGCCCTGCCGGGGTTTGTTGCAGAGGCGCTGCGTGAGCACCTGGCGCTGTACGTGGCCGACGATCCCGACGCCCTGCTGTTCATGACATCGAACGGCAGGATCCTCACGCGCACGTGGCTGTTGCAGACATTCAAGCGTGCCGCCGAGAAGGCGGGAATTGAGGGTCTGCGCTTTCACGACTTGCGGCATTCCGCGGCCTCGCTGGCTTATACGGCAGGCGCGTCGGTGCCCGATGTTCAGCGGCGGCTGGGGCACTCCACGATGCGGGCGGCGTCGATTTACGCGCACAGTTTCGCCGACGCCGATAAGGCGCTCGCCGCACGGCTGGATGCGGCCTTCGGTGCGGGTGCGGCGGCGTGA
- the rsfS gene encoding ribosome silencing factor has protein sequence MTSPQTIELVQLAAAAADSKSGEDLVAFDVSEPMPLVDAFLLVSARSERSVAAIADEIEDRLLEAGHKRLRREGRQESRWVLIDFGDLVVHVFHEQERAYYGLERLWNDCPTIPIELPAPVSLDGQTGGA, from the coding sequence ATGACGTCGCCGCAGACCATCGAGCTGGTGCAGCTCGCCGCCGCCGCCGCCGACAGCAAGTCGGGCGAGGACCTCGTCGCCTTCGACGTGTCGGAGCCGATGCCCCTCGTCGACGCGTTCCTGCTCGTCTCCGCACGCAGCGAGCGCAGCGTCGCCGCGATCGCCGACGAGATCGAGGACCGCCTGCTCGAGGCCGGCCACAAGCGGCTGCGCCGCGAGGGGCGTCAGGAGTCGCGCTGGGTGCTCATCGACTTCGGCGACCTCGTCGTGCACGTCTTCCACGAGCAGGAGCGCGCCTACTACGGCCTGGAACGCCTGTGGAACGACTGCCCGACGATCCCGATCGAGCTGCCGGCGCCCGTGTCGCTCGACGGGCAGACGGGCGGCGCATGA